One part of the Lotus japonicus ecotype B-129 chromosome 2, LjGifu_v1.2 genome encodes these proteins:
- the LOC130735699 gene encoding uncharacterized protein LOC130735699: MKIMTSQSHSSPGSCSHVDYERLCKCGLLASFRTSWTEFNYGRRFYNCPAMKCDYFVWVDPPRRIQQRTSRQPRNQASTCFVNPVAEEEENSGHENEDAKIKKLVDGMKSRDQMLLTVVFGILVVVLITLLLVILKL; encoded by the exons ATGAAGATCATGACATCCCAATCACATAGCTCCCCAGGATCTTGTAGTCATGTTGATTATGAAAGGTTATGCAAATGTGGTCTGTTAGCTTCGTTTAGGACATCCTGGACAGAATTTAACTATGGACGTCGTTTCTATAATTGTCCTGCAATG AAGTGTGACTATTTTGTCTGGGTTGATCCTCCTCGACGCATCCAACAACGAACTAGTAGACAACCAAGGAATCAAGCGAGTACATGTTTTGTTAATCCAgtagctgaagaagaagagaatagtGGCCATGAGAATGAAGATGCCAAAATTAAAAAACTGGTGGATGGAATGAAGTCCAGGGACCAAATGTTGTTGACCGTAGTTTTTGGAATTCTTGTAGTGGTCCTAATTACGTTATTGCTTGTTATTTTGAAGTTGTAA